The proteins below come from a single Penaeus monodon isolate SGIC_2016 chromosome 23, NSTDA_Pmon_1, whole genome shotgun sequence genomic window:
- the LOC119587935 gene encoding UDP-glycosyltransferase UGT5-like — protein sequence MKRAVLALALALMGVAWGELAPPERSYNILMLLPVSSKSHRNVFLPVAEGLADRGHKVVLLANHPPVSKHPNIEEIDHDLPDFKTESMDLFATRNDPAGVFSLFQNALPIIARKLYKVPKVKELYDRRKEFDIVIIDHMFNEVVYPFAHEMPFITIATPGMDARQSAVYGNVLNPAYAPSLMKTFPLPMSMLHRILNTIEHIRSAVNWRYLDVLPFVQKEISAQFPDLPPLLDIERNQSLTLMNSHFTVTGVLPLLPSQVEVGAMHCRPGKPLPKDLESWISGAGSEGVVYFSLGSVAQGQSMPKKYRDMFVEAFKQLKQRVIWKYEVALEGVSDNVLMRKWLPQQDILAHPNVRVFITHGGLLSTQESFYHSTPVLAVPIFGDQPKNGMDIQASGLGLMLVWEELTVELIVNSLQELVNNPKYKATADEVQSSLRDQPQSPKDRAVFWTEYVIRHKGAPRLRSPAAQLSWVEFLMLDVLLVFHFAVFVAVYVVRRLLGAVCSRVIGSRSTGKKKKRE from the exons ATGAAGAGGGCGGTGCTGGCCCTGGCGCTGGCGCTGATGGGCGTGGCGTGGGGGGAGTTGGCTCCACCCGAGAGATCCTACAATATCCTGATGCTGTTGCCAGTATCCTCGAAGAGTCACAGGAATGTCTTTTTGCCGGTTGCTGAGGGGTTGGCAGACCGAGGACACAAG GTTGTGCTCCTGGCCAACCACCCTCCGGTGTCAAAGCATCCAAACATTGAAGAAATCGACCATGACTTGCCAGATTTCAAAACAGAATCCATGGATTTATTTGCAACAAGAAATGACCCGGCTGGCGTTTTCTCCCTGTTCCAAAATGCTCTTCCCATCATCGCCAGGAAGCTGTACAAAGTCCCTAAAGTTAAAGAGCTCTATGACAGAAGAAAGGAATTTGACATTGTAATTATTGATCACATGTTTAATGAG GTTGTGTATCCCTTCGCCCACGAGATGCCCTTCATCACTATAGCGACGCCCGGGATGGATGCTCGCCAAAGTGCTGTCTACGGCAACGTCCTGAACCCGGCTTATGCTCCCAGTTTGATGAagacttttcccctccccatgaGCATGCTACATCGCATTCTCAATACGATTGAACACATCAGGTCTGCTGTCAATTGGCGGTACTTGGATGTCCTTCCCTTCGTACAGAAGGAG ATCTCGGCCCAGTTCCCGGATCTTCCACCGCTGCTGGATATCGAACGCAACCAGAGCCTTACCTTGATGAACTCCCACTTCACGGTGACTGGTGTTCTGCCTCTGCTGCCGTCCCAGGTGGAAGTGGGGGCCATGCACTGTCGCCCTGGCAAGCCCCTTCCTAAG GATTTAGAGTCCTGGATCAGCGGCGCAGGATCAGAGGGAGTCGTGTACTTCAGTCTCGGCTCCGTGGCTCAAGGTCAGTCGATGCCCAAGAAATACCGAGATATGTTCGTGGAGGCCTTCAAGCAGCTCAAACAGCGAGTCATCTGGAAGTACGAGGTGGCGCTGGAGGGCGTCTCTGACAACGTGCTGATGCGGAAGTGGCTGCCGCAGCAGGATATTCTCG CTCATCCAAACGTCCGGGTCTTCATCACCCACGGAGGACTCCTCAGCACTCAGGAGTCCTTCTACCACTCCACGCCAGTCCTCGCGGTCCCCATCTTTGGCGATCAGCCCAAGAATGGCATGGATATACAGGCCAGTGGACTCGGTCTGATGCTGGTGTGGGAGGAGCTGACGGTCGAGCTCATCGTGAACAGTCTCCAGGAACTCGTCAATAACCCCAA GTACAAAGCCACAGCCGACGAGGTTCAGAGTTCCCTCCGCGACCAGCCTCAGAGCCCGAAGGATCGCGCGGTGTTCTGGACCGAGTACGTGATCCGGCACAAGGGCGCCCCCCGGCTGCGGTCTCCGGCGGCGCAGCTGTCGTGGGTCGAGTTCCTCATGCTGGACGTGCTGCTGGTGTTCCACTTCGCCGTGTTCGTGGCGGTGTACGTGGTCCGCCGCCTTCTGGGGGCCGTCTGCTCGCGGGTCATCGGGTCCCGGAGCAcaggcaaaaagaagaagagggagtaa